One window of the Rhodothermales bacterium genome contains the following:
- a CDS encoding cytochrome c peroxidase, with protein sequence MNAVLGAIVCVGLSACSQPDPVDETALDLALESLVTANGQRPVSTFILPDDGDLATLPQDPRNPLTPGKVALGQLLFHETALATRPRQAAGLGTYSCATCHHADAGFQAGAQRAISEGGLGWGASRRPNPAWPIEDVDMLPIRSPSALNSAWQRVTMWSGNLGANGPNAFVTTAWPEGSPERVNDLGYDGLETQAIAALSVHRMDNLDNTILESNATYAAMWDAVWPGEPVSLERMGLAIAAYERTLLANRAPFQRWLRGDFGAMSITEKEGAILFFGKAKCSDCHTGPALNQMAFYALGMPDMPGVTLDSQTAAGRGGFTGLEPDRHTFKVPQLYNLADSPFLGHGGTFNSIREVVEYYNAGIPAVTLPADRVTSQFHPLSLTEREMDHLVAFLEHALRDPDLHRYVPSALPSGNCFPANDPEARLALGC encoded by the coding sequence ATGAACGCTGTCCTTGGCGCGATCGTGTGCGTCGGTCTGAGTGCCTGCTCCCAACCTGACCCGGTGGACGAAACCGCGCTCGACCTTGCCCTGGAGTCCCTGGTCACCGCGAATGGTCAGCGTCCGGTCTCTACGTTCATATTGCCGGACGACGGCGACCTCGCCACGCTGCCGCAGGATCCCCGCAATCCATTGACTCCCGGGAAGGTGGCCCTGGGCCAGTTGCTGTTCCACGAGACGGCACTGGCGACCCGACCACGCCAGGCTGCCGGTCTGGGCACCTACAGTTGTGCAACGTGCCACCATGCCGATGCGGGGTTCCAGGCCGGTGCCCAGCGGGCCATTTCCGAGGGCGGACTCGGATGGGGCGCCAGTCGCCGACCCAATCCCGCCTGGCCCATCGAGGACGTGGACATGCTGCCCATCCGGTCACCATCCGCGCTCAACAGCGCGTGGCAACGAGTCACCATGTGGAGCGGAAACCTGGGCGCCAACGGGCCCAATGCATTCGTCACGACGGCATGGCCGGAAGGCAGTCCGGAGCGCGTGAACGACCTGGGATACGACGGCCTGGAAACGCAGGCGATTGCGGCACTGTCCGTTCACCGGATGGACAACCTGGACAACACCATTCTTGAGTCCAATGCCACCTATGCGGCCATGTGGGACGCCGTTTGGCCGGGAGAACCCGTTTCCCTGGAGCGCATGGGCCTGGCCATCGCCGCATACGAACGCACCCTGCTGGCCAATCGGGCGCCGTTCCAGCGATGGCTGCGGGGCGATTTCGGAGCCATGTCCATCACAGAAAAAGAGGGGGCCATCCTGTTTTTCGGAAAGGCCAAGTGTTCGGATTGCCACACGGGGCCGGCGCTGAACCAGATGGCGTTCTACGCGCTGGGCATGCCCGACATGCCGGGTGTCACGCTGGACTCGCAGACCGCCGCGGGACGGGGAGGCTTCACGGGCCTGGAGCCGGACCGGCACACGTTCAAAGTCCCCCAACTCTACAATCTGGCCGATTCGCCGTTCCTGGGTCACGGCGGTACGTTCAACTCCATCCGGGAGGTCGTGGAGTACTACAATGCGGGCATTCCGGCCGTGACCCTGCCCGCTGACCGGGTCACGTCCCAGTTCCACCCGCTCTCCCTGACGGAACGTGAAATGGACCACCTGGTCGCATTCCTGGAGCATGCGCTCCGGGACCCCGACCTCCACCGCTACGTGCCATCCGCATTGCCCAGCGGGAATTGTTTTCCGGCCAACGATCCGGAAGCCCGGCTGGCGCTGGGGTGTTAG
- a CDS encoding fibronectin type III domain-containing protein, whose translation MFRSLYFALVGLLVLSGCDTAPTPVTTEVGLAVPGVIYPQDGMANAPTTAVLTWRAVEHAFAYDVEWGWSRETVDTHSARATGLTHLLSDLTPGTEVYWRVRSVRGADTGPWTTVLRFTALTAPHPVASPAQTDPPNGIENMPAWAILEWDPVPGALSYHVLATIDEDMRLYQANLEGIEDTQLFLPSLIYTYPYWWKVRALGPDGYGPWSPVWIFTVRDEP comes from the coding sequence GTGTTTCGATCCCTGTACTTCGCGCTTGTCGGGTTGCTGGTCCTGTCCGGATGCGACACGGCCCCCACGCCGGTCACCACCGAAGTGGGTCTGGCCGTACCGGGTGTCATCTACCCGCAGGACGGCATGGCCAATGCGCCGACAACGGCCGTTCTCACGTGGCGCGCCGTGGAACACGCCTTTGCCTATGATGTGGAGTGGGGATGGTCGCGGGAGACCGTGGATACCCACTCCGCGCGTGCGACCGGGCTCACACACCTGCTTTCGGATTTGACCCCAGGAACGGAGGTCTACTGGCGCGTCCGTTCCGTTCGTGGTGCAGATACCGGCCCGTGGACGACGGTCCTCCGGTTCACGGCGCTCACGGCCCCGCATCCCGTGGCGAGTCCGGCCCAGACCGACCCGCCGAACGGCATCGAAAACATGCCGGCATGGGCCATCCTTGAATGGGATCCGGTTCCCGGTGCCTTGTCGTATCATGTCCTGGCCACCATCGACGAAGACATGCGGCTGTACCAGGCCAATCTGGAGGGGATAGAGGACACACAGCTTTTTCTGCCGTCCCTCATCTACACCTATCCCTACTGGTGGAAGGTTCGTGCCCTCGGCCCTGACGGGTACGGCCCATGGTCGCCGGTCTGGATATTTACCGTACGCGACGAGCCATGA
- the dps gene encoding DNA starvation/stationary phase protection protein Dps — protein MTDQNTMTAFETRMDLDESIREPMAALLNQHLADLIDLRSQTKQAHWNVRGPHFIAYHELFDTLAEQLTEPVDTVAERIGALGYRAEGTTRMAAGNSRLVDWPLELTDGPTIVEAVADRFSYVAAFTRSAIDKASESGDEVTTDVLTEVARGLDKSLWFLEAHLQG, from the coding sequence ATGACTGACCAGAATACAATGACCGCATTTGAAACCCGCATGGATCTGGATGAATCCATCCGTGAACCCATGGCGGCGCTTTTGAACCAACACCTGGCCGACTTGATAGACCTTCGCAGCCAGACGAAGCAGGCCCATTGGAATGTGCGAGGCCCACACTTCATAGCCTACCACGAACTTTTCGACACCCTGGCGGAGCAGCTGACCGAACCGGTGGATACCGTCGCGGAGCGGATAGGTGCGCTCGGCTATCGGGCCGAAGGCACGACCCGTATGGCGGCCGGAAACAGCCGTCTGGTGGACTGGCCGTTGGAGTTGACGGACGGACCCACGATCGTCGAGGCCGTCGCCGACCGGTTTTCGTACGTGGCGGCCTTCACCCGTTCGGCCATCGACAAGGCCTCGGAATCCGGTGACGAAGTCACAACGGACGTGCTGACGGAAGTCGCCCGTGGACTGGACAAGAGCCTGTGGTTCCTGGAGGCCCATCTGCAGGGCTGA